Proteins encoded by one window of Azospirillum brasilense:
- a CDS encoding HNH endonuclease — protein MPHPPSFHPPCPLCGRPMVPGPSLNEHHLIPRTYGGRDTVTMHRICHAKIHAVLSEAELRDHYHTIASLRAHPDIAAFLRWVSRKPPEFIDRHASGRGRRR, from the coding sequence ATGCCGCATCCGCCCTCGTTCCATCCGCCTTGCCCACTCTGCGGCCGCCCGATGGTGCCCGGCCCCAGCCTGAACGAGCATCATCTGATCCCGCGCACCTACGGCGGACGGGACACCGTGACCATGCACCGCATCTGCCACGCCAAGATCCACGCGGTGCTGAGCGAGGCGGAGTTGCGCGACCACTACCACACCATCGCCAGCCTGCGCGCCCACCCGGACATCGCCGCCTTCCTGCGCTGGGTGTCCCGCAAGCCGCCGGAATTCATCGACCGCCACGCCTCCGGGCGCGGGCGCCGGCGGTGA
- the serA gene encoding phosphoglycerate dehydrogenase gives MTKLSLSKDKINILLLEGVHDNAINELAHGGYATVERLPHALDESELLERIGSVHMLGIRSRTHLTAKVLEAATRLFSVGCFCIGTNQVDLKAARRLGIPVFNAPYSNTRSVAELVIGEIIMLMRGIFSKSNLVHGGGWMKSAKDSYEIRGKTLGIVGYGHIGTQVSIMAESMGMKVRYYDVVNKLALGNAQPCHSLEELLAVSDVVTLHVPDTPQTRDMIGEAQIRAMKKGAHLINAARGKVVMIEALAAALRDKHLLGAAIDVFPKEPGGDKEVFESALRGLDNVILTPHIGGSTMEAQANIGTEVSQKLIEYSDNGSTMGAVNFPQVGLPVVHAGSTRFLHVHENRPGVLRKINEVFSGRNLNIAAQYLQTDPELGYVVVDVDGDVDENEVASDLRAIEGTLKARFLYPGKR, from the coding sequence GTGACGAAGCTCTCGCTCTCCAAGGACAAGATCAACATCCTGCTGCTCGAAGGCGTTCACGACAACGCCATCAACGAGTTGGCGCATGGCGGCTACGCCACCGTGGAGCGTCTGCCGCACGCGCTGGACGAATCGGAGCTGCTGGAGCGCATCGGGTCCGTCCACATGCTGGGCATCCGCTCGCGCACCCATCTGACCGCCAAGGTGCTGGAAGCCGCGACCCGCCTGTTCAGCGTCGGCTGCTTCTGCATCGGCACCAATCAGGTCGATCTGAAGGCCGCGCGCCGACTCGGCATCCCGGTCTTCAACGCGCCCTATTCGAACACCCGGTCGGTGGCGGAGCTGGTGATCGGCGAGATCATCATGCTGATGCGCGGCATCTTCTCGAAGTCGAACCTCGTGCATGGCGGCGGCTGGATGAAGTCGGCCAAGGACAGCTACGAGATCCGCGGCAAGACGCTGGGCATCGTCGGCTACGGCCACATCGGCACCCAGGTGTCGATCATGGCCGAATCGATGGGCATGAAGGTCCGCTACTACGACGTCGTGAACAAGCTGGCGCTCGGCAACGCCCAGCCCTGCCACTCGCTGGAGGAACTGCTGGCGGTCTCCGACGTGGTGACCCTGCACGTTCCCGACACGCCGCAGACCCGCGACATGATCGGCGAGGCGCAGATCCGCGCCATGAAGAAGGGCGCCCACCTGATCAACGCCGCCCGCGGCAAGGTCGTGATGATCGAGGCGCTGGCCGCCGCCCTGAGGGACAAGCATCTGCTGGGTGCCGCCATCGACGTGTTCCCGAAGGAGCCGGGAGGCGACAAGGAGGTGTTCGAGAGCGCGCTGCGCGGGCTCGACAACGTCATCCTGACCCCGCACATCGGCGGCTCGACGATGGAGGCGCAGGCCAACATCGGCACCGAGGTGTCGCAGAAGCTGATCGAGTATTCGGACAACGGCTCGACCATGGGCGCCGTGAACTTCCCGCAGGTCGGCCTGCCGGTGGTCCACGCCGGCTCCACCCGCTTCCTGCACGTCCACGAGAACCGTCCGGGCGTGCTGCGCAAGATCAACGAGGTGTTCTCGGGCCGCAACCTGAACATCGCCGCGCAGTATCTCCAGACCGACCCGGAGCTGGGCTACGTCGTGGTGGATGTCGACGGCGACGTGGACGAGAACGAGGTGGCGAGCGACCTGCGCGCCATCGAGGGCACGCTGAAGGCCCGCTTCCTCTATCCGGGCAAGCGCTGA
- the arsC gene encoding arsenate reductase (glutaredoxin) (This arsenate reductase requires both glutathione and glutaredoxin to convert arsenate to arsenite, after which the efflux transporter formed by ArsA and ArsB can extrude the arsenite from the cell, providing resistance.), with amino-acid sequence MSDVTIYHNPRCTKSRQTLELLRSRGVEPTVVEYLKTPPGPAELKAILAKLGKGPRDILRAKEAAEAGIAKDLDGDALIDALSANPAAIERPIVVTGDKARVGRPPESVLEIL; translated from the coding sequence ATGAGCGACGTCACCATCTACCACAACCCGCGCTGCACCAAGTCGCGCCAGACGCTGGAGCTTCTGAGGTCCAGGGGCGTCGAGCCCACCGTCGTGGAGTATCTGAAGACCCCGCCCGGCCCGGCGGAGCTGAAGGCCATCCTGGCCAAGCTGGGCAAGGGTCCCCGCGACATCCTGCGCGCCAAGGAGGCGGCGGAGGCCGGGATCGCCAAGGATCTCGACGGCGACGCCCTGATCGACGCATTGTCCGCCAACCCCGCCGCCATCGAGCGGCCCATCGTCGTCACGGGCGACAAGGCCCGCGTGGGCCGCCCGCCGGAAAGCGTTCTGGAGATCCTGTAA
- the prmB gene encoding 50S ribosomal protein L3 N(5)-glutamine methyltransferase — protein sequence MTKPALDLTPADAATELRTVRDLIRYGVSRFNEADLDYGHGTTNAHDEAVFMVLEGLSLPIDQLDPYVDARLTLAERRKVADLLHARVETRKPASYLLNKAYIQGIPFYVDERVIVPRSYIGEILFSDLIGGDDFTLVEDPTEVERVLDLCTGSGCLAILAAQIFPEAHVDAVDLSADALEVARRNVADSGFEDRIALHHGDLFAPLKNRKYDVIITNPPYVDAEAMANLPPEFRHEPQMALASGEDGLDIVRRILKEAPKHLTPEGGLLCEFGTGREILEAEYPDLDFFWVETANSFGEVFWLTRDQLKPGR from the coding sequence GTGACCAAGCCCGCCCTGGACCTCACCCCCGCCGACGCGGCGACCGAGCTGCGCACCGTCCGCGACCTGATCCGCTACGGCGTCAGCCGCTTCAATGAGGCCGACCTGGATTACGGCCACGGCACCACCAACGCCCATGACGAGGCGGTGTTCATGGTGCTGGAAGGGTTGAGCCTGCCCATCGACCAGCTCGACCCCTATGTGGACGCCCGGCTGACCCTGGCGGAGCGCCGCAAGGTCGCCGACCTGCTGCACGCCCGCGTGGAGACGCGCAAGCCGGCGTCCTACCTGCTGAACAAGGCCTACATCCAGGGCATCCCCTTCTATGTGGACGAGCGGGTGATCGTGCCGCGCTCCTACATCGGGGAAATCCTGTTCTCCGACCTGATCGGCGGCGACGACTTCACGCTGGTGGAGGACCCGACCGAGGTCGAGCGGGTGCTCGACCTCTGCACCGGCTCCGGCTGCCTCGCCATCCTGGCCGCGCAGATCTTCCCGGAGGCCCATGTGGACGCGGTGGACCTGTCCGCCGACGCGCTGGAGGTGGCCAGGCGCAACGTCGCCGACAGCGGGTTCGAGGACCGCATCGCCCTGCACCACGGCGACCTGTTCGCGCCGCTGAAGAACCGCAAGTACGACGTCATCATCACCAACCCGCCCTATGTGGACGCCGAGGCGATGGCCAACCTGCCGCCGGAATTCCGCCATGAGCCGCAGATGGCCCTGGCGTCGGGCGAGGACGGGCTGGACATCGTGCGCCGCATCCTGAAAGAGGCGCCCAAGCACCTGACTCCGGAGGGCGGCCTGCTCTGCGAGTTCGGCACCGGCCGGGAGATCCTGGAGGCCGAGTATCCGGACCTCGACTTCTTCTGGGTCGAGACCGCCAACAGCTTCGGCGAGGTCTTCTGGCTGACCCGCGACCAGCTGAAGCCGGGCCGGTAA
- a CDS encoding GNAT family N-acetyltransferase: MNDNGIHIRPAEPDDAPDLARLIDMAGGGVYEFLLDGLVPGQTAAEMLVPGLAGTSGSFSHRHSGVAEAAGRIVGIVHAYPVDWIKTQDYTGLPADRLAHMEDFNRVHDWGSYFLSALAVDPAWRRRGIASRLLAWVYERARRGRFDRVTLHVWADNADARQLYAKEGFAEIGRADIPWHERLPHQGGSVLLRRPI; encoded by the coding sequence ATGAACGACAACGGCATTCACATCCGCCCGGCCGAGCCGGACGACGCGCCGGACTTGGCGCGGCTGATCGACATGGCCGGCGGCGGTGTCTACGAGTTCCTGCTCGACGGGCTGGTGCCCGGCCAGACGGCGGCGGAGATGCTGGTGCCGGGGCTGGCGGGCACGTCGGGGTCCTTCTCCCACCGCCATTCGGGCGTGGCGGAGGCGGCGGGGCGCATCGTCGGGATCGTCCACGCCTATCCCGTGGACTGGATCAAGACCCAGGACTACACCGGACTGCCCGCCGACCGGCTGGCCCACATGGAGGATTTCAACCGGGTGCACGACTGGGGCAGCTACTTCCTGTCGGCGCTGGCCGTGGATCCGGCGTGGCGCCGCCGCGGCATCGCCTCCCGGCTTCTCGCCTGGGTCTATGAACGGGCGCGGCGCGGCCGGTTCGACCGGGTGACGCTGCATGTCTGGGCCGACAACGCCGACGCCCGCCAACTCTACGCCAAGGAAGGCTTCGCCGAGATCGGCCGCGCCGACATCCCCTGGCACGAGCGTCTGCCGCACCAGGGGGGAAGCGTGCTGCTCCGGCGCCCGATCTGA
- the pssA gene encoding CDP-diacylglycerol--serine O-phosphatidyltransferase, protein MKRPVFKPAVFRKRRARRPHPRLKGLSINHLLPNVLTVLALCSGLTAIRFAMHERWEQAVVCIVIAAIFDALDGRIARLLNGQSKFGAELDSLSDVISFGVAPAFMMYLWALNGAGSLGWIAAMAYAVCAALRLARFNSRLDVDLPPWAFNYFTGVPAPAGAGLAILPMVIGFEAGPDIAGHPAVVVPWTLAMGGLMVSTLPTFSFKGMRVPTQYVVPGLVGVGLLAASLVSQPWWTLAFLGLAYLASLPFSVAQFRKLQQAAQLMKETEETPAEEPAPATPDVPSSSEAAKTADVTKTAND, encoded by the coding sequence ATGAAGCGTCCGGTCTTCAAGCCGGCAGTGTTCCGCAAGCGCCGGGCGCGCCGCCCGCATCCGCGGCTGAAGGGGTTGTCGATCAACCATCTTCTGCCCAACGTGCTGACGGTGCTGGCGCTGTGCTCCGGCCTGACGGCCATCCGCTTCGCCATGCACGAGCGGTGGGAGCAGGCGGTCGTCTGCATCGTCATCGCGGCGATCTTCGACGCGCTGGACGGACGGATCGCCCGCCTGCTGAACGGGCAGAGCAAGTTCGGCGCGGAGCTGGACAGCCTGTCCGACGTCATCAGCTTCGGCGTGGCCCCCGCCTTCATGATGTATCTGTGGGCGCTGAACGGCGCCGGCAGCCTGGGCTGGATCGCCGCCATGGCCTACGCGGTCTGCGCGGCGCTGCGGCTGGCCCGCTTCAACTCACGCCTGGACGTCGACCTGCCGCCCTGGGCCTTCAACTACTTCACCGGCGTTCCCGCCCCGGCGGGCGCCGGTCTGGCCATCCTTCCCATGGTCATCGGCTTCGAGGCCGGGCCGGACATCGCCGGCCACCCGGCCGTCGTGGTGCCCTGGACGCTGGCGATGGGCGGGCTGATGGTCAGCACGCTGCCGACCTTCTCCTTCAAGGGCATGCGGGTGCCGACCCAGTATGTGGTGCCGGGTCTGGTCGGCGTCGGCCTGCTCGCCGCCTCGCTGGTCAGCCAGCCCTGGTGGACGCTCGCCTTCCTCGGGCTGGCCTATCTGGCGAGCCTGCCCTTCTCGGTGGCGCAGTTCCGCAAGCTGCAGCAGGCCGCCCAGCTGATGAAGGAGACGGAGGAGACGCCGGCGGAGGAACCCGCGCCCGCCACTCCGGACGTGCCGTCCTCGTCGGAAGCCGCAAAGACGGCCGACGTCACGAAGACGGCCAACGACTGA
- a CDS encoding phosphatidylserine decarboxylase: MSALNTVVVPIHRAGWPFIAAFAVVSLILGLAVAKPLGWLGLVLTLWCVYFFRDPDRVTPTRPGLLVSPADGRVTMIVPAVPPPELGMGDTPLTRVSIFLNVFNVHVNRVPADGTVVAAEYHKGTFVNAALDKASEENERAAFRHRLPDGREIAYVQIAGLVARRILYWVKAGQEVKAGERFGLIRFGSRTDVYLPDGVVPLVCVGQTAIGGETVLADLTATEPQRQGDVRR, from the coding sequence ATGTCCGCCCTCAACACCGTAGTCGTTCCGATCCACCGCGCCGGCTGGCCCTTCATCGCCGCCTTCGCCGTGGTCTCCCTGATTCTCGGGCTTGCCGTGGCGAAGCCGCTGGGCTGGCTGGGTCTCGTGCTCACCCTGTGGTGCGTGTATTTCTTCCGCGATCCCGATCGCGTGACGCCGACGCGCCCCGGCCTGCTGGTCAGCCCCGCCGACGGGCGCGTGACCATGATCGTTCCCGCGGTTCCGCCGCCGGAGCTGGGCATGGGCGACACGCCGCTGACCCGCGTCAGCATTTTCCTCAACGTCTTCAACGTGCACGTCAACCGCGTGCCGGCGGACGGAACGGTGGTCGCGGCGGAGTATCACAAGGGCACCTTCGTGAACGCCGCGCTGGACAAGGCCAGCGAGGAGAACGAGCGCGCCGCCTTCCGCCACCGCCTTCCCGACGGGCGTGAGATCGCCTATGTGCAGATCGCCGGCCTCGTCGCCCGCCGCATCCTCTACTGGGTGAAGGCCGGCCAGGAGGTCAAGGCGGGCGAGCGGTTCGGCCTGATCCGATTCGGCAGCCGCACCGACGTCTATCTGCCGGACGGCGTGGTTCCGCTGGTCTGCGTCGGGCAGACGGCGATCGGCGGCGAGACCGTGCTGGCCGACCTGACCGCCACCGAACCGCAACGGCAGGGGGATGTCCGCCGATGA
- a CDS encoding LysM peptidoglycan-binding domain-containing protein, whose product MKQALLFGGAAAVIAAAAVAYVAIDPAPAPGSRAGTAGSGTTVALGSVAPAKPPATAPAPAKAAEEPAGPRFDIVRVSPDGATVMAGRATPGSSVTVHDGERALGSVNADARGEWVLLPDQPLTPGARELSLSEKAAPDAEPVPAERVVVVVVPEPPPATGGASSEAPTGPLAVAVPRDGLGSTILQAPKGPAAPATRGVAAPPPPGGVSLESMDYDASGQVAMGGRAQPGSAVQLYLDNLLVGSAHTDPNGQWRLRPERAVPPGVYTLRADQVTDSGKVTARVELPVQVSEVPASLPDGRSMVVQPGNSLWRIARSTYGHGVQYTLIYEANRGQIRDPDLIYPGQIFALPVSN is encoded by the coding sequence GTGAAGCAAGCTCTCCTGTTCGGCGGTGCGGCGGCGGTGATCGCCGCTGCCGCGGTCGCGTATGTGGCCATCGATCCGGCGCCCGCGCCGGGCTCCCGCGCCGGAACGGCCGGGTCTGGAACGACCGTCGCGCTGGGCAGCGTGGCCCCGGCCAAGCCGCCGGCCACCGCGCCCGCCCCGGCGAAAGCCGCGGAGGAGCCCGCCGGTCCGCGCTTCGACATCGTGCGCGTCTCCCCGGACGGCGCCACCGTGATGGCCGGCCGCGCCACGCCGGGCTCGTCGGTGACCGTCCATGACGGGGAGCGCGCGCTCGGCTCCGTCAACGCCGACGCGCGCGGCGAATGGGTCCTCCTTCCCGACCAGCCCCTGACCCCCGGCGCCCGAGAACTGAGCCTGTCGGAGAAGGCGGCCCCCGACGCCGAGCCGGTTCCGGCGGAGCGCGTCGTCGTCGTCGTCGTGCCCGAGCCGCCGCCCGCCACCGGCGGCGCGTCTTCGGAAGCGCCCACAGGTCCGCTGGCCGTGGCTGTGCCGCGCGACGGGCTGGGCAGCACGATCCTGCAGGCCCCGAAGGGTCCCGCCGCCCCGGCGACCCGCGGCGTGGCGGCCCCGCCGCCGCCGGGGGGCGTGTCGCTGGAAAGCATGGATTACGACGCCTCGGGGCAGGTCGCCATGGGCGGCCGCGCGCAGCCGGGAAGCGCCGTGCAGCTCTATCTCGACAATCTGCTGGTCGGCAGCGCCCACACCGACCCGAACGGCCAGTGGCGGCTGCGTCCGGAACGGGCCGTGCCGCCGGGCGTCTACACGCTGCGCGCCGATCAGGTCACCGACTCGGGCAAGGTCACCGCCCGCGTCGAACTGCCGGTTCAGGTGTCGGAGGTTCCGGCCAGCCTGCCGGACGGCCGGTCGATGGTCGTCCAGCCCGGCAACAGCCTGTGGCGGATCGCCCGCTCCACCTACGGGCACGGCGTGCAGTACACGCTGATCTACGAGGCCAACCGCGGCCAGATCCGCGACCCGGATCTCATCTATCCCGGCCAGATCTTCGCGCTGCCGGTTTCGAACTGA
- a CDS encoding TIGR00730 family Rossman fold protein — protein sequence MKALNSVCVYCGSSSRVAAVHKEAAHMLGDGLARRGIQLVYGGGRVGLMGIAADAALAAGGQVVGIIPEHIQSAEIEHTGLTELHVVDSMHTRKRMMVDRADAFVVLPGGLGTLDEAFETLTWKQLGLHDKPVVIADVDGYWRPLLGLIDHTVAQGFTQPAHRALYTVVDDVDDVFAALAYEPEPTLKIPTQKL from the coding sequence ATGAAAGCCCTGAATTCCGTCTGCGTCTATTGCGGCTCATCCAGCCGCGTCGCCGCTGTCCACAAGGAGGCCGCCCATATGTTGGGCGACGGACTCGCCCGGCGGGGCATCCAGCTCGTCTACGGCGGCGGGCGGGTCGGGCTGATGGGCATCGCCGCCGACGCGGCACTCGCCGCCGGGGGGCAGGTGGTCGGCATCATCCCGGAGCACATCCAGTCCGCCGAGATCGAGCACACCGGCCTGACCGAACTGCACGTCGTCGACAGCATGCACACCCGCAAGCGCATGATGGTCGACCGGGCCGACGCCTTCGTCGTGCTGCCGGGTGGCCTCGGCACGCTGGACGAGGCGTTCGAGACATTGACCTGGAAACAGTTGGGCCTGCACGACAAGCCGGTGGTGATCGCGGATGTGGACGGTTACTGGCGCCCCCTGCTCGGCCTGATCGACCATACGGTGGCGCAGGGTTTCACCCAGCCGGCGCACCGCGCGCTGTACACCGTCGTCGATGACGTGGACGACGTGTTTGCCGCGCTGGCCTATGAACCGGAGCCCACGTTGAAGATTCCCACACAAAAGCTCTGA
- a CDS encoding NADP-dependent isocitrate dehydrogenase produces MTKIKVANPVVELDGDEMTRIIWQFIKDKLILPYLDIELKYYDLGIENRDKTDDRVTVESANAIKQYGVGVKCATITPDEARVTEFSLKKMWKSPNGTIRNILGGTVFREPIVCSNVPRYVPGWTKPIIIGRHAFGDQYKATDFVVPGKGKLTIKWVPEGGGEPIEHEVYDFPGGGVAMGMYNLDESIEGFAHSSFMYGLERGYPVYLSTKNTILKAYDGRFKDIFQKVFDEHYAAQFKAKGLVYEHRLIDDMVASALKWEGGFVWACKNYDGDVESDVVAQGFGSLGLMTSVLITPDGKTVEAEAAHGTVTRHYREHQKGKETSTNPIASIYAWTQGLAYRGKFDNTPDVVKFAETLERVCVETVESGFMTKDLAILIGPEQPWLTTKQFLDKLDENLQKKMAAWA; encoded by the coding sequence ATGACGAAGATCAAGGTAGCCAATCCGGTCGTCGAACTCGACGGCGACGAGATGACGCGCATCATCTGGCAGTTCATCAAGGACAAGCTGATCCTGCCGTACCTCGACATCGAGCTGAAGTACTACGATCTCGGCATCGAGAACCGCGACAAGACCGACGACCGGGTGACGGTCGAATCGGCCAACGCGATCAAGCAGTACGGCGTCGGCGTCAAGTGCGCGACCATCACCCCGGACGAGGCGCGGGTGACCGAGTTCAGCCTCAAGAAGATGTGGAAGTCGCCGAACGGCACGATCCGCAACATCCTGGGCGGCACCGTCTTCCGCGAGCCGATCGTCTGCTCCAACGTTCCGCGCTACGTTCCGGGCTGGACCAAGCCGATCATCATCGGCCGTCACGCCTTCGGCGACCAGTACAAGGCCACCGACTTCGTCGTTCCCGGCAAGGGCAAGCTGACGATCAAGTGGGTGCCGGAAGGCGGCGGCGAGCCGATCGAGCACGAGGTCTATGATTTCCCCGGCGGCGGCGTCGCCATGGGCATGTACAACCTGGACGAGTCGATCGAGGGCTTCGCCCACTCCAGCTTCATGTACGGCCTGGAGCGCGGCTACCCGGTCTACCTGTCCACCAAGAACACGATCCTCAAGGCCTATGACGGGCGCTTCAAGGACATCTTCCAGAAGGTGTTCGACGAGCATTACGCCGCCCAGTTCAAGGCCAAGGGCCTCGTCTACGAGCACCGCCTGATCGACGACATGGTCGCCTCGGCCCTGAAGTGGGAAGGCGGCTTCGTGTGGGCCTGCAAGAACTACGACGGCGACGTGGAGTCGGACGTCGTGGCGCAGGGCTTCGGCTCGCTGGGCCTGATGACCTCGGTGCTGATCACGCCGGACGGCAAGACCGTCGAGGCGGAGGCCGCCCACGGCACGGTGACCCGCCACTACCGCGAGCACCAGAAGGGCAAGGAGACCTCCACCAACCCGATCGCCTCGATCTACGCCTGGACGCAGGGTCTGGCCTACCGCGGCAAGTTCGACAACACGCCGGACGTCGTGAAGTTCGCCGAGACGCTGGAGCGCGTCTGCGTCGAGACCGTCGAGTCGGGCTTCATGACCAAGGATCTCGCGATCCTCATCGGTCCGGAGCAGCCCTGGCTGACCACCAAGCAGTTCCTCGACAAGCTGGACGAGAACCTGCAGAAGAAGATGGCCGCCTGGGCGTAA
- a CDS encoding oxidoreductase produces MAKDIFRIAVIGAGETGTPLLTQLLDAPFVEILGVADLDAEAPGMRLARARGVATTTDFMDLARLGAAVDVLIDVTGVPKVREALRQHMQDSGNTHTLIVHEMLVQLMLSLLSGRLVQVKHEVEEY; encoded by the coding sequence ATGGCCAAGGACATCTTCCGCATCGCCGTGATCGGCGCCGGCGAAACCGGAACGCCCCTGCTGACGCAGCTTCTGGACGCACCCTTCGTCGAGATCCTCGGCGTTGCCGACCTCGACGCCGAGGCGCCCGGCATGCGGCTCGCCCGCGCGCGCGGCGTCGCCACCACCACCGATTTCATGGACCTCGCCCGGCTCGGCGCGGCGGTGGATGTGCTGATCGACGTGACCGGGGTGCCGAAGGTGCGCGAGGCGCTGCGCCAGCACATGCAGGACAGCGGCAACACCCACACGCTGATCGTCCACGAGATGCTGGTGCAGCTGATGCTGTCGCTGCTGAGCGGCCGTCTCGTGCAGGTGAAGCACGAGGTCGAGGAGTACTGA
- a CDS encoding exopolysaccharide biosynthesis protein: MDTKDPARASALLKRLHGRMTGDKPSLGEVLGHLGDRAPGFLLLALAIPAVVPTPGLPAGMIFGTVLALVAIQMIVGRDRLEVPGWIGRRRVARSTLEKIVEKGTPLVERLEARLRTRWPSLTHRGVLRPLGLFVLMMGILIALPIPFGNTLPGLAVLVIALGLIVKDGLAVAAGLGLGVAAAGVSAMLIAGSWWAITAAPI, translated from the coding sequence ATGGACACGAAGGACCCGGCTCGGGCGTCCGCGCTGCTCAAACGGCTGCACGGACGCATGACCGGCGACAAGCCATCGCTGGGCGAGGTGCTGGGCCATCTCGGCGACCGCGCGCCGGGCTTTCTGCTGCTGGCGCTGGCGATCCCGGCCGTGGTTCCGACGCCGGGGCTGCCGGCGGGGATGATCTTCGGCACGGTGCTGGCGCTGGTGGCGATCCAGATGATCGTCGGCCGCGACCGGCTGGAGGTGCCGGGCTGGATCGGGCGGCGTCGCGTCGCCCGCAGCACGCTTGAAAAGATCGTTGAGAAGGGAACGCCGCTGGTGGAGCGGTTGGAGGCCCGGCTGCGGACGCGCTGGCCATCCCTGACTCACCGGGGCGTGCTGCGGCCGCTGGGCCTTTTCGTGCTGATGATGGGAATCCTGATCGCCCTGCCCATCCCGTTCGGCAACACCCTGCCCGGCTTGGCGGTGCTGGTCATCGCGCTGGGGCTGATCGTGAAGGACGGTCTGGCGGTCGCCGCCGGCCTCGGTCTCGGCGTGGCGGCGGCGGGTGTCTCGGCGATGCTGATCGCCGGAAGCTGGTGGGCGATCACCGCGGCGCCCATTTGA
- a CDS encoding GcrA family cell cycle regulator, which translates to MSWTDERVQQLKDLWAQGLSASEIADILGDITRNAVIGKAHRLGLSGRPSPIKKKPTRGATILALTERMCKWPVGDPKHQDFHFCGKPSLPGLPYCAEHAAVAYQPASSGKKRDEDRNTGDRNVGAA; encoded by the coding sequence ATGAGTTGGACGGACGAACGGGTTCAGCAGCTTAAGGACCTCTGGGCCCAGGGGCTGAGCGCGAGTGAAATCGCGGACATCCTGGGCGACATCACCCGCAACGCGGTGATCGGGAAGGCGCACCGTCTCGGCTTGTCGGGACGCCCGTCGCCGATCAAGAAAAAGCCGACCCGCGGTGCGACGATCCTCGCTTTGACCGAGCGCATGTGCAAGTGGCCGGTTGGCGACCCGAAGCACCAGGATTTCCATTTCTGCGGCAAGCCCTCGCTGCCCGGCCTGCCTTACTGCGCCGAGCACGCGGCGGTGGCCTACCAGCCGGCGTCCTCCGGCAAGAAGCGCGACGAGGATCGCAACACCGGCGACCGCAACGTCGGCGCCGCCTAG
- a CDS encoding anti-sigma factor family protein — protein MDTEPDAPVTEADLHAWMDGELPEERRGEVERHLAGNPDLARRFDRYRAQRAMLQGTFGPLIDRPLPAALVPPYARPVDRPAARPRRWLPALAAAAVLLVFVAGGAGGWWLRGWSGGAGGGGAAFVADAVAAHRVFAVEVRHPVEVGADQEAHLVGWLSKRLGKPLRAPRLADKGYDLVGGRLLSDARGPAAQLMYQDAAGRRITLYIRPSSDAPDTSFRFARDGNVQAFYWRDNGLAWAVTGDLDRVTLSAIAEEVYGALNS, from the coding sequence ATGGACACCGAACCGGACGCCCCGGTGACCGAGGCCGACCTGCACGCCTGGATGGACGGCGAATTGCCGGAGGAACGGCGCGGCGAGGTCGAGCGCCATCTGGCGGGCAATCCCGATCTGGCCCGCCGCTTCGACCGCTACCGCGCCCAGAGGGCGATGCTCCAGGGAACCTTTGGCCCGCTGATCGATCGTCCGTTGCCGGCGGCCCTGGTGCCGCCCTACGCCCGGCCGGTTGATCGACCGGCGGCGCGCCCGCGCCGATGGCTTCCGGCGCTGGCCGCGGCGGCGGTCCTGCTGGTCTTCGTCGCCGGCGGGGCGGGGGGCTGGTGGTTGCGCGGCTGGTCGGGCGGCGCGGGCGGCGGCGGGGCGGCCTTCGTCGCCGACGCGGTGGCCGCGCACCGGGTCTTCGCGGTGGAGGTCCGCCATCCCGTGGAGGTCGGGGCCGACCAGGAGGCGCATCTCGTGGGCTGGCTGTCCAAGCGCCTGGGCAAGCCCCTGCGGGCGCCGCGGCTTGCCGACAAGGGCTACGATCTGGTGGGCGGTCGGCTGCTGTCCGACGCGCGGGGGCCGGCGGCCCAACTCATGTACCAGGATGCGGCCGGTCGCCGCATCACCCTCTACATCCGGCCGTCCTCGGATGCGCCGGACACCTCCTTCCGCTTTGCCCGGGACGGCAACGTCCAGGCTTTCTATTGGCGGGACAACGGTTTGGCCTGGGCGGTGACGGGTGACCTCGACCGAGTGACCCTTTCGGCCATAGCCGAGGAGGTGTACGGCGCGTTGAACTCATAA